A genome region from Streptomyces sp. NBC_01296 includes the following:
- the gap gene encoding type I glyceraldehyde-3-phosphate dehydrogenase, with protein MTIRVGINGFGRIGRNYFRALLEQGADIEIVGVNDLTDNATLVHLLKYDTILGRLKAEVSHTDDTITVGGNTFKTFAERDPANLPWGELGADIVIESTGIFTKKADAAKHIAAGAKKVLISAPAKDEDITIVMGVNQDKYDAANHHVISNASCTTNCVAPMAKVLDENFGIVKGMMTTVHAYTNDQRILDFPHSDLRRARAAAENIIPTSTGAAKATALVLPQLKGKLDGIAMRVPVPTGSVTDLVLELSRETTKEEINAAFQKAAEGQLKGILDYTEDAIVSSDIVNWPASCTFDSSLTMVQDGTQVKVVGWYDNEWGYSNRLVDLTVFVGGQL; from the coding sequence GTGACGATCCGCGTAGGCATCAACGGTTTTGGCCGAATTGGCCGCAACTACTTCCGGGCGCTCCTTGAGCAGGGAGCGGACATCGAGATCGTCGGTGTCAACGACCTGACTGACAACGCGACCCTGGTGCACCTGCTCAAGTACGACACCATCCTGGGCCGCCTCAAGGCCGAGGTCTCCCACACCGACGACACCATCACCGTCGGCGGCAACACCTTCAAGACGTTCGCCGAGCGTGACCCCGCGAACCTGCCCTGGGGCGAGCTCGGCGCGGACATCGTCATCGAGTCGACCGGCATCTTCACGAAGAAGGCCGACGCCGCCAAGCACATCGCCGCGGGCGCGAAGAAGGTCCTCATCTCGGCTCCGGCCAAGGACGAGGACATCACCATCGTGATGGGCGTCAACCAGGACAAGTACGACGCGGCCAACCACCACGTCATCTCCAACGCCTCCTGCACCACCAACTGCGTGGCGCCGATGGCCAAGGTTCTCGACGAGAACTTCGGCATCGTCAAGGGCATGATGACCACGGTCCACGCGTACACGAACGACCAGCGCATCCTGGACTTCCCGCACTCGGACCTGCGCCGCGCCCGCGCCGCCGCCGAAAACATCATTCCGACCTCGACGGGTGCCGCCAAGGCCACCGCGCTGGTCCTCCCGCAGCTCAAGGGCAAGCTGGACGGCATCGCGATGCGCGTCCCGGTCCCGACCGGCTCGGTCACCGACCTCGTCCTGGAGCTCTCCCGCGAGACCACCAAGGAAGAGATCAACGCAGCCTTCCAGAAGGCCGCCGAGGGCCAGCTCAAGGGCATCCTCGACTACACCGAGGACGCGATCGTCTCCTCCGACATCGTGAACTGGCCGGCTTCCTGCACCTTCGACTCCTCCCTGACCATGGTTCAGGACGGTACGCAGGTGAAGGTCGTCGGCTGGTACGACAACGAGTGGGGCTACTCCAACCGCCTCGTCGACCTGACCGTCTTCGTCGGCGGCCAGCTCTAA
- a CDS encoding phosphoglycerate kinase yields MKTIDELLAEGVAGKRVFVRADLNVPLSGDTITDDGRIRAVQPTIAKLAEAGARVVVASHLGRPKGAPDPAFSLAPAAKRLGELLGADVAFATDTVGSSAKSTVAALADGQVAVIENLRFNAGETSKDDAERGAFADQLAELADIYVGDGFGAVHRKHASVFDLPARLPNAAGYLIATEVGVLKKLTADVKRPYVVVLGGAKVSDKLAVIDQLLGKADRILIGGGMAYTFLKAQGHEIGISLLQEDQIPVVLEYMARAEKLGVELVLPVDVLVSGDFPDLKTKAPADFTTVDADKIPADKEGLDIGPKTRELYASKIVDAETVFWNGPVGVFEHPDYAGGTRAIAQALVDSNAFTVVGGGDSAAAVRTLGFDENAFGHISTGGGASLEYLEGKTLPGLAALEV; encoded by the coding sequence ATGAAGACGATCGACGAACTGCTCGCCGAAGGCGTCGCCGGCAAGCGGGTCTTCGTCCGCGCCGACCTGAACGTGCCGCTCTCGGGCGACACGATCACCGACGACGGCCGCATCCGTGCCGTGCAGCCGACCATCGCGAAGCTCGCCGAAGCCGGCGCCCGCGTGGTCGTCGCCTCGCACCTGGGCCGCCCCAAGGGCGCCCCGGACCCGGCCTTCTCCCTCGCCCCGGCCGCCAAGCGGCTCGGCGAACTGCTCGGTGCGGACGTCGCGTTCGCCACCGACACCGTCGGTTCCTCCGCCAAGTCGACCGTCGCCGCCCTCGCTGACGGCCAGGTCGCCGTCATCGAGAACCTGCGCTTCAACGCCGGTGAGACCTCGAAGGACGACGCCGAGCGCGGCGCCTTCGCGGACCAGCTCGCCGAGCTCGCCGACATCTACGTCGGCGACGGCTTCGGCGCTGTCCACCGCAAGCACGCCTCGGTCTTCGACCTGCCCGCGCGCCTCCCGAACGCGGCCGGCTACCTGATCGCCACCGAGGTCGGCGTCCTGAAGAAGCTGACCGCCGACGTCAAGCGCCCGTACGTGGTCGTCCTCGGCGGCGCCAAGGTCTCCGACAAGCTGGCCGTCATCGACCAGCTGCTCGGCAAGGCCGACCGCATCCTCATCGGCGGCGGCATGGCCTACACCTTCCTCAAGGCCCAGGGGCACGAGATCGGCATCTCCCTCCTGCAGGAGGACCAGATCCCCGTCGTCCTGGAGTACATGGCGCGCGCCGAGAAGCTGGGCGTCGAGCTGGTCCTCCCGGTCGACGTCCTGGTCTCCGGCGACTTCCCGGACCTGAAGACCAAGGCCCCGGCCGACTTCACCACCGTCGACGCGGACAAGATCCCCGCCGACAAGGAGGGTCTGGACATCGGTCCCAAGACCCGTGAGCTGTACGCCTCGAAGATCGTCGACGCCGAGACCGTCTTCTGGAACGGCCCGGTCGGTGTCTTCGAGCACCCCGACTACGCCGGAGGCACCCGCGCCATCGCGCAGGCCCTCGTCGACAGCAACGCGTTCACCGTGGTCGGCGGCGGGGACTCCGCCGCCGCCGTGCGTACGCTCGGCTTCGACGAAAACGCTTTCGGCCACATCTCGACCGGTGGCGGCGCCTCCCTCGAATACCTCGAGGGCAAGACGCTCCCCGGCCTCGCCGCACTGGAGGTCTGA